A window from Variovorax sp. PBL-E5 encodes these proteins:
- a CDS encoding YihY family inner membrane protein has translation MIPIMNRRQLWRDLSRFPWGNTAVVLGERFREDRLGLTASSLTFTTTIAMVPFFTVALALFTVFPMFSKMQGRVQRWLIESLIPDNIARQVVGYLNQFASKASGLGVAGLAVLLVTAIALILTMDKTLNNIWRVRTPRPFAQRVLIYWAAITLGPLVLAVSLSTTAYVFSVSRDVVGGAIVKLLFDTFEFFLLAGGMASLYHYVPNTHVKWAHAWAGGLFVAAAIEIAKRGLAYYLSLVPTYSMVYGTFATVPILLVWIYVAWVIVLLGAVIAAYLPSLLSGVERAGGMAGWPLQLAIEALQHLARAGATPARGLGAAELVARMRVDALQLAPVLETLVALDWIAPIAEEPDDEDPRFVLLARPDDTLLEPLLVQLLMPRTPPLGSLWDKGPLRTLRLGDVLHAPRAEARAA, from the coding sequence ATGATACCGATCATGAATCGCCGGCAACTCTGGAGGGATCTTTCGCGCTTTCCGTGGGGCAACACCGCCGTGGTGCTCGGCGAGCGCTTTCGCGAGGATCGCCTGGGCCTGACGGCCAGCAGCCTGACCTTCACCACCACCATCGCGATGGTGCCCTTCTTCACCGTGGCGCTGGCGCTGTTCACGGTGTTCCCGATGTTTTCCAAGATGCAGGGCCGGGTGCAGCGCTGGCTGATCGAGAGCCTGATCCCGGACAACATCGCGCGCCAGGTGGTCGGCTATCTCAACCAGTTCGCGAGCAAGGCGAGCGGCCTGGGCGTGGCCGGCCTCGCGGTGCTGCTGGTGACCGCGATCGCGCTGATCCTCACCATGGACAAGACGCTCAACAACATCTGGCGCGTGCGCACGCCGCGGCCCTTCGCGCAGCGGGTGCTGATCTACTGGGCCGCGATCACGCTCGGTCCGCTGGTGCTGGCGGTCAGCCTGAGCACCACCGCCTATGTGTTCTCGGTCTCGCGCGACGTGGTCGGCGGCGCCATCGTGAAGCTGCTGTTCGATACCTTCGAATTCTTCCTGCTCGCGGGCGGCATGGCGTCGCTCTACCACTACGTGCCCAACACGCACGTGAAGTGGGCCCATGCATGGGCCGGCGGCCTGTTCGTCGCCGCCGCGATCGAGATCGCCAAGCGCGGGCTGGCCTACTACCTCAGCCTGGTGCCGACCTATTCCATGGTCTACGGCACCTTCGCGACGGTGCCGATCCTGCTCGTATGGATCTACGTCGCCTGGGTCATCGTGCTGCTGGGTGCGGTGATCGCGGCCTATCTGCCCAGCCTGCTGAGCGGCGTCGAACGCGCCGGCGGCATGGCCGGCTGGCCGCTGCAGCTGGCCATCGAGGCGCTGCAGCATCTGGCGCGCGCCGGTGCCACGCCCGCGCGCGGGCTCGGCGCGGCCGAGCTGGTGGCCCGGATGAGGGTCGATGCGCTGCAGCTCGCGCCGGTGCTCGAGACGCTGGTCGCGCTCGACTGGATCGCGCCGATCGCCGAAGAGCCGGACGACGAGGATCCGCGCTTCGTCCTGCTGGCCCGGCCCGACGACACGCTGCTCGAACCGCTGCTGGTCCAGCTGCTCATGCCGAGGACGCCGCCGCTCGGCAGCCTCTGGGACAAGGGCCCGTTGCGCACGCTGCGGCTCGGCGACGTGCTCCATGCCCCTCGCGCTGAAGCCAGAGCGGCTTGA
- a CDS encoding thioredoxin family protein: MTDFSTQTNPAAPDDRSWVVCLCAEWCGACREYRPLFEQVARAHAQFRFAWVDIEDHAELADEFDVETFPTLLIAGTDGTRFLGPLLPHAETLARLLGALQPAQPSAPEVATLLDALGREPAGFSVA, encoded by the coding sequence TTGACCGACTTCTCCACCCAGACGAATCCCGCCGCGCCCGACGACCGCAGCTGGGTCGTCTGCCTGTGCGCCGAATGGTGTGGCGCCTGCCGCGAATACCGGCCGCTGTTCGAGCAGGTGGCGCGCGCGCATGCGCAGTTCCGCTTTGCGTGGGTCGACATCGAGGACCATGCCGAGCTGGCGGACGAATTCGATGTCGAGACCTTTCCGACGCTGTTGATCGCCGGCACCGACGGCACGCGCTTTCTGGGGCCCCTGTTGCCGCACGCCGAAACGCTGGCGCGCCTGTTGGGCGCGCTGCAGCCGGCGCAGCCGTCGGCGCCGGAAGTGGCGACACTGCTCGACGCGCTCGGGCGCGAGCCCGCGGGCTTCTCGGTCGCCTAG
- a CDS encoding NAD(P)H-binding protein: protein MNILLFGATGMVGQGVLRECLLDAGVTRVLAVGRSPTGQTHPKLRDLVLADLGDCSSVEADLSGFDACFFCLGVSSVGMKEEAYRRITYDLTLTIAQALVRLNSQMTFVYVSGAGTDSTERGPRMWARVKGATENALMRLPFKAVYMFRPGFIQPMHRVRSKTALYQAIYVLATPIFALLSRRMPDRITTSERMGQAMVAVARHGAVRPLLEVADINALAAISRPENP, encoded by the coding sequence ATGAACATCCTGCTCTTCGGCGCTACCGGCATGGTCGGGCAGGGCGTGCTGCGCGAATGTCTGCTCGACGCCGGCGTGACGCGGGTGCTCGCCGTCGGGCGCAGCCCGACCGGTCAGACCCATCCGAAGCTGCGTGACCTGGTGCTTGCCGATCTGGGTGATTGCAGCAGCGTCGAGGCCGACCTGTCGGGCTTCGACGCCTGCTTCTTCTGCCTCGGCGTTTCCTCCGTCGGCATGAAGGAAGAGGCCTATCGGCGCATCACCTACGATCTCACGCTGACGATCGCGCAGGCGCTGGTGCGGCTCAACTCGCAGATGACCTTCGTCTATGTGTCGGGCGCAGGCACCGACAGCACGGAGCGCGGCCCGCGCATGTGGGCGCGCGTGAAGGGCGCGACCGAGAACGCGCTGATGCGGCTGCCCTTCAAGGCCGTCTACATGTTCCGCCCCGGCTTCATCCAGCCGATGCACCGCGTGCGGTCCAAGACGGCGCTCTACCAGGCGATCTACGTGCTGGCCACGCCGATCTTCGCCCTGCTGAGCCGGCGGATGCCGGACCGCATCACGACCAGCGAGCGCATGGGCCAGGCAATGGTCGCCGTCGCCCGGCACGGCGCCGTGAGGCCGCTGCTCGAGGTCGCGGACATCAACGCGCTGGCGGCCATCAGCCGGCCAGAAAATCCCTGA